A genomic segment from Takifugu rubripes chromosome 20, fTakRub1.2, whole genome shotgun sequence encodes:
- the LOC101061815 gene encoding nucleoside diphosphate kinase 7-like — protein MELMGDAAMARREAPQSARAQSGSFGKSSHSLAAAREERYAFLTEWYDPTAALMWSFQLFYYPKDGSVEMFDVKKHQKFLKRVKYNDLDPKDLYIGNRVNVLSRQLNLIDYGDEYTANKLGGKKERTLAVIKPDAIIKIGDLFELIHAFDLIVTKAKMTTLTRTQAAVFYSEQQSKPTFDNSVHLLSSGPVVAMELMGDDAVSVWKKFLEYVETTDALREARAQFVMDGTESFGHGSVSLAAAAKELQFFFPAKNDYGPPNTATFTDSTCCIIKPHAIAEGLTGKILNTISEAGFEILALQMFNMDRANAEEFFQVYKGVVPEYPGMVNELCSGACMALEILDTNQEQSFRDLCGPADPEISRLLRPNTLRALFGKDKLKNAVHCTDLPEDRVLEVEYFFKILDG, from the exons ATGGAACTGATGGGTGATGCGGCTATGGCACGGAGGGAGGCTCCACAGAGCGCCCGCGCCCAGTCTGGAAGTTTTGGAAAGAGCTCCCACTCACTTGCTGCAGCAAGA GAGGAGCGTTATGCTTTCCTTACTGAGTGGTACGACCCAACTGCAGCCCTTATGTGGTCCTTCCAACTGTTTTACTATCCCAAAGATGGCTCAGTGGAAATG TTTGATGTGAAAAAGCATCAAAAGTTCTTGAAAAGGGTCAAATATAATGACCTTGATCCAAAGGACCTGTATATTGGGAATCGAGTGAACGTGCTCTCGCGACAGCTGAATTTGATTGATTATGGAGACGAATACACAGCAAACAAACTGGGCGGCAAAAAAGAAAG AACTCTTGCTGTGATAAAACCTGATGCCATAATCAAGATTGGTGACCTCTTTGAACTCATCCACGCCTTTGACCTGATTGTGACCAAAGCTAAAATGACGACACTTACACG AACCCAAGCGGCAGTTTTTTACTCGGAGCAACAGTCAAAACCAACCTTTGA TAACTCGGTTCACCTTTTGTCCTCGGGCCCTGTGGTTGCCATGGAGCTGATGGGTGATGACGCTGTATCTGTCTGGAAGAAGTTTCTTGAATATGTGGAAACAACGGATGCCCTGAGGGAGGCCCGCGCCCAATTTGTAATGGACGGCACTGAAAGTTTTGGACACGGTTCCGTCTCTctagctgcagcagcaaag GAGCTTCAGTTCTTCTTCCCTGCCAAGAATGACTACGGTCCGCCCAACACAGCCACCTTCACAGACAGCACGTGCTGCATCATCAAGCCTCACGCCATTGCTGAAG GTCTGACTGGGAAGATCCTAAACACCATCTCTGAGGCTGGATTTGAAATTTTGGCGCTACAGATG ttCAACATGGATCGAGCTAACGCTGAGGAGTTTTTTCAGGTTTACAAAGGTGTCGTCCCAGAATACCCT GGGATGGTGAACGAACTGTGTTCTGGAGCCTGCATGGCCCTCGAGATCCTTGACACGAACCAAGAACAATCCTTCAGAGACCTCTGTGGGCCGGCCGATCCC GAAATCTCACGTCTCCTCCGTCCAAACACGCTGCGCGCTCTCTTCGGCAAAGACAAGCTGAAAAACGCTGTGCACTGCACAGACCTTCCTGAAGATCGTGTGTTAGAG GTggagtatttttttaaaattctggaTGGATAG
- the LOC115247241 gene encoding serine/threonine-protein kinase pim-2-like, whose amino-acid sequence MVLMVMTAGDPVRENAVISPLAWTDLDDEVLLIMERPEKCMNLFEYDNGQIDEGLAKEFMRQLVEAAIQIHKAGVFHRDLKLENILIQFSDARLIPRVRIIDFGCGCFVTPGYRSYAGTHCFRPPEFNHRGTYEAGPTTVWQLGCILLELLSENTDMFTTGMQHCEHFLTQTIKRLKVSEDCTKFLKSCLLVNPDQRLNLGQMLCHPCFRSSVLPEAQP is encoded by the exons ATGGTACTGATGGTGATGACAGCAGGGGACCCTGTAAGGGAAAATGCAGTCATATCACCATTAGCATGGACTGACCTGGATGATGAAGTCCTATTGATCATGGAGAGGCCAGAGAAGTGTATGAACCTGTTTGAGTACGACAATGGCCAAATAGACGAAGGCCTGGCTAAG gaattcatgaggcagctggtggaagctgcaattCAAATACATAAGGCAGGCGTCTTCCACCGCGATTTAAAACTGGAAAACATTCTCATCCAGTTCTCTGATGCTCGGCTCATTCCTCGAGTGCGCATCATtgactttggttgtggctgtttTGTGACGCCGGGATATCGCAGCTATGCCG gAACCCATTGCTTTAGGCCTCCAGAGTTTAACCACCGGGGAACCTATGAAGCTGGCCCGACCACCGTCTGGCAACTCGGCTGCATCCTCCTGGAACTACTGAGTGAAAATACTGACATGTTCACAACAGGGATGCAGCACTGCGAACATTTCCTCACCCAGACCATAAAGAGGTTAAAAGTGTCTGAAG ACTGTACGAAGTTTTTGAAGAGCTGTTTGCTCGTCAACCCAGATCAGCGTCTTAACCTGGGACAGATGTTGTGCCACCCGTGCTTCCGTTCAAGTGTCCTGCCAGAAGCACAACCCTGA
- the LOC101062046 gene encoding uncharacterized protein encodes MASSPRIRHYLYDDGPLILDGGLATELETQGFHLQGDPLWSARLLHTNPQAIRDAHGRFLLSGADVISTATYQASVEGFIRHLHVSSECAKDLIMSAVQLAKEAVKSFVSETHPSTSVQSGQRCPLVAGSVGPYGAFLHNGSEYTGDYAEQMSVQELKAWHRPQIECLAAAGADLLAFETIPSIKEAEALVELLKEFPNTKAWLALSCKDVRSLSDGSPFADAVQMANRSQQLIAVGVNCCPPQLVEPLLESARCLLRPEISWVVYPNSGEDWDSEQGWHGAETETESSPLIEMSRTWMKQGAALIGGCCRISPAHIAKLRHHLKGTCEPPSSEP; translated from the exons ATGGCCTCCTCTCCCCGCATAAGACATTATTTGTATGATGATGGGCCTTTAATTTTGGATGGAGGACTAGCAACTGAACTGGAAACGCAGGGATTCCATTTACAG GGAGATCCTTTGTGGAGTGCAAGGCTTTTGCATACAAATCCTCAGGCAATAAGAGATGCTCATGGCAG GTTTCTTCTCAGTGGTGCTGATGTTATATCAACAGCCACCTACCAGGCCAGCGTTGAGGGCTTTATCCGTCACCTGCACGTGAGCTCTGAATGTGCCAAAGACCTGATCATGTCCGCCGTTCAGCTGGCCAAAGAGGCGGTGAAGAGTTTTGTCTCTGAAACTCATCCTAGTACAAGCGTGCAGTCAG GTCAGAGATGTCCCTTGGTAGCGGGCTCTGTTGGACCATATGGGGCCTTTCTGCACAACGGGTCTGAGTACACTGGGGATTATGCAGAGCAGATGAGTGTGCAA gaGCTCAAAGCGTGGCACCGACCACAGATCGAGTGTctcgctgcagcaggagctgatcTGCTTGCGTTTGAAACCATCCCCAGTATCAAAGAGGCAGAAGCTCTGGTTGAGCTGCTCAAGGAGTTCCCAAACACAAAAGCTTGGCTGGCTCTCTCTTGTAAG GACGTGAGGTCTCTATCGGACGGCAGCCCGTTCGCAGACGCGGTGCAGATGGCCAACAGATCACAACAGCTGATCGCCGTAGGCGTCAACTGCTGCCCACCACAACTGGTGGAGCCACTGCTGGAATCTGCCCGGTGCCTCCTGAGACCAGAAATAAGCTGGGTGGTTTACCCCAACAGTGGAGAGGACTGGGACTCAGAGCAGGG CTGGCACGGGgcggagacggagacggagtCCTCCCCACTGATTGAAATGAGCCGTACCTGGATGAAGCAAGGTGCAGCGTTGATCG GAGGCTGCTGCAGAATCAGCCCAGCTCATATAGCCAAGTTACGCCACCACCTCAAAGGAACCTGTGAGCCTCCATCCTCTGAACCGTGA
- the LOC101062270 gene encoding basic immunoglobulin-like variable motif-containing protein: protein MRGGPMPNTSEGQGAHLSGPAEPSRLHRPSDVEDERGLVGSFARDAARGRRASSAELHLPWTCPVTHSREKFYTVCSDHALLNQAASVYRPPNTNRELVLNKQDDAQLLGTPKPSAEVGAAPSGGALLGPEVDCDLMEVSSGNRAPILAWEIDTTDFNAVLTRKTRAGNLKKCASKKMKPLERPSRNLQDVSPHASLEEIRQRKVFDLRRWYCISRPQYKTSCGISSLVSCWNFLYSTLGAGSLPPISQEEALHILGFQPPFEEIKFGPFTGNATLMRWFRQLNDNFRVRGCSYILYKPHGKHKTAGETAEGALMKLTQGLKDESMAYIYHCQNHYFCPVGFEATPFKAAKAYRGPLAINEMEYWILIGEPSRKHPAIHCKKWADIVTDLNTQNPEYLDIRHTERGIQHRKTKKLSGNLHCIMAFQRFNWQKFGPWTLNLENLRHDFHHSGSEQAHGSVTEERPSSRRLANLGRSQSMGSQKDANRKRLSNTAEYRQRSSPDSDLEEDVTG, encoded by the exons ATGAGAGGCGGTCCAATGCCGAACACGTCCGAAGGTCAAGGGGCACATCTCTCTGGGCCAGCAGAGCCGTCCAGGCTGCACAGGCCCAGCGATGTGGAGGACGAACGTGGCCTGGTCGGCTCCTTTGCTCGGGATGCTGCGAGAGGCAGGAGGGCTTCGAGTGCTGAGCTCCACCTGCCGTGGACCTGCCCGGTGACGCACTCGCGCGAGAAGTTCTACACGGTGTGCTCCGACCACGCACTCCTGAACCAGGCTGCCTCTGTGTATCgcccccccaacacaaacaGGGAGTTGGTGTTAAACAAGCAGGACGATGCCCAGTTACTTGGGACGCCCAAGCCTTCTGCTGAGGTGGGTGCTGCCCCTTCTGGTGGTGCCCTTTTGGGACCAGAGGTCGACTGTGACCTGATGGAAGTATCCTCTGGCAACAGGGCGCCGATCTTGGCTTGGGAAATTGACACCACTGACTTTAATGCAGTGCTCACTCGAAAAACAAGAGCAG GCAACTTAAAGAAATGTGCCAGCAAGAAGATGAAACCGCTGGAGAGACCCAGCCGGAATCTGCAAGACGTGTCCCCTCACGCCTCCCTGGAAGAGATCAGACAGAGGAAAGTGTTTGACCTCAGGAGATG GTACTGCATCAGCCGACCACAGTACAAGACTTCATGTGGAATCTCTTCCTTAGTGTCCTGTTGGAATTTCCTGTACAGCACTCTGGGTGCAGGAAG CCTTCCACCCATCTCTCAGGAGGAGGCTCTGCACATTCTGGGTTTTCAGCCACCTTTTGAGGAAATCAAGTTTGGCCCCTTCACTGGCAACGCTACGCTAATGCG GTGGTTCAGGCAGCTCAATGACAACTTCCGCGTGCGAGGCTGCTCCTACATTCTGTACAAACCTCatggaaaacacaaaacagctggAGAAACAG CTGAGGGAGCATTAATGAAACTCACACAAGGACTGAAGGATGAGTCCATGGCTTACATCTACCACTGCCAGAACCACTACTTCTGCCCCGTGGGCTTTGAAGCCACCCCATTCAAAGCAGCCAAAGCTTACAG GGGACCCCTTGCTATAAATGAAATGGAATACTGGATTCTTATTGGTGAGCCCAGTAGGAAACACCCTGCCATCCACTGTAAAAA ATGGGCTGACATCGTGACTGATCTGAACACGCAAAACCCCGAATACCTGGACATTCgccacacagagagagggattCAGCACCGTAAAACCAAAAAG CTGAGTGGCAACCTGCACTGCATCATGGCCTTTCAGAGGTTCAACTGGCAAAAGTTCGGCCCCTGGACCCTCAACCTGGAGAACCTGCGACACGACTTCCATCACTCTGGCAGCGAGCAGGCCCACGGCAGCGTCACGGAGGAGAGACCGTCATCCAGGCGCCTGGCCAACCTGGGCCGCTCACAGAGCATGGGCAGCCAGAAAGATGCAAACCGCAAACGGCTGTCCAACACGGCCGAGTACAGACAGAGGAGCTCCCCCGACAGCGACCTCGAAGAAGACGTCACGGGTTAG
- the LOC101062495 gene encoding inosine-uridine preferring nucleoside hydrolase, whose amino-acid sequence MSKKQVIIDTDCGIDDAQAILMALAAPNVELLAVTCVFGNTAVENVCQNVLRVLSVCEREGIPVFQGCAGPLVGANNLCTDHFGGDGLGDVLEDRDPRWKEKIQKENAVNAMIRLVTEHQNQVSLVALGPLSNLALAVRLDPCFPQKLKELFIMGGNMEGIGNVTLCAEFNFAMDPESAYVVLEEFLCPTYVASWEYSCRNSLTWEFFEELMGQDEPAAAFMKKITSKCWAYSKEAMRNKRDVYFSPGFVSYDAYAMAACVDSSVVTETIRCPVRVELQGSISRGMMALDRTNELKKSHSVHILTKCDVEKFARLLLASVQQPQKK is encoded by the exons ATGTCAAAAAAGCAGGTGATCATCGACACGGACTGCGGCATCGATGACGCTCAGGCTATACTGATGGCTTTGGCAGCGCCCAACGTGGAGCTGCTGGCTGTTACCTGTGTGTTCGGCAACACTGCAGTGGAGAACGTGTGCCAGAATGTTCTGAGGgttctctctgtgtgtgagcgtgagggG ATTCCAGTCTTTCAGGGCTGCGCTGGCCCCCTGGTTGGAGCCAATAATCTGTGTACCGACCACTTTGGAGGTGACGGACTTGGGGATGTGCTTGAAGACAGAGATCCAAGGTGGAAAGAGAAGATCCAGAAAGAGAACGCAGTCAACGCAATGATCCGCCTGGTGACTGAACACCAGAACCAG GTGTCCCTGGTGGCCCTCGGCCCCCTCTCTAACCTGGCCCTGGCAGTCAGACTGGATCCGTGTTTTCCACAAAAACTCAAAGAGCTGTTCATTATGGGGGGCAACATGGAAG GAATAGGAAATGTGACGCTGTGCGCAGAGTTTAACTTTGCGATGGATCCAGAGTCAGCTTACGTAGTTCTGGAGGAATTTCTCTGTCCTACCTATGTGGCCTCATGGGAATATTCCTGCAGAAATTCACTGACATGG GAGTTCTTTGAAGAGCTGATGGGTCAGGACGAGCCTGCCGCAGCCTTTATGAAGAAGATAACGTCTAAATGTTGGGCATATTCTAAAGAGGCTATGAGGAACAAGAGAGACGTCTACTTCAGTCCCGGCTTCGTCTCGTACGACGCCTACGCCATGGCAGCCTGCGTGGACAGCAGCGTGGTAACGGAAACTATCCGCTGTCCCGTCCGTGTGGAGCTGCAGGGCTCCATTTCCCGCGGTATGATGGCACTGGATCGCACCAACGAGCTGAAGAAGAGCCACAGCGTGCACATTTTGACCAAATGCGACGTTGAAAAGTTTGCTCGGTTGCTTTTAGCTTCTGTCCAACAGCCCCAGAAGAAGTAA